One window from the genome of Oryctolagus cuniculus chromosome 1, mOryCun1.1, whole genome shotgun sequence encodes:
- the LOC100346173 gene encoding olfactory receptor 8H1-like, producing MSRRNNTNVPDFILMGLTDAEEIQLLLFVLFLLIYLVTVLGNVGMILIIRLDLQLHTPMYFFLTHLSFLDLSYSNVITPKTLENLLTSNTYISFMGCFAQMYFFILLAATECFLLSSMAYDRYVAICNPLHYPLIMSPRLCHALVTGSYMIGFIDSSFSVLCISRLHYCDSNVIRHFFCDTFPILALSCTDTYDTELTVFIFAGSTLMLSLITIAVSYVSILSTILKIKSTSGKQKAFSTCASHLLGVTIFYGTMIFTYLKPSKSYSLGKDQVASVFYTVVIPMLNPLIYSLRNKEVKNALLRIKHRRDTSRALE from the coding sequence ATGAGTAGAAGGAATAACACGAATGTGCCTGACTTCATCCTAATGGGACTGACAGATGCTGaagagatccagctgctcctctttgtgCTGTTTCTGCTGATTTACCTGGTTACTGTGCTGGGGAATGTGGGGATGATATTGATAATCCGCCTGGATCTCCAGCTCCATACCCCCATGTATTTTTTCCTCACTCACCTGTCATTTCTGGACCTCAGTTACTCAAATGTCATCACACCTAAAACCTTAGAGAATTTACTGACTTCCAACACATATATTTCATTCATGGGCTGCTTTgctcaaatgtatttttttatccTTTTGGCTGCTACTGAGTGTTTTCTTCTGTCCTcgatggcctatgaccgctatgtAGCTATCTGCAATCCTCTACACTATCCACTTATTATGTCCCCAAGACTCTGCCATGCCCTCGTCACTGGGTCCTATATGATTGGCTTCATagactcctctttctctgtgctttGTATAAGCAGATTGCACTATTGTGACTCCAATGTAATCCGTCACTTTTTCTGTGATACATTCCCAATCCTAGCCCTGTCCTGCACTGACACATATGACACTGAACTCACAGTATTCATTTTTGCTGGCTCTACCTTAATGCTATCCCTTATTACAATAGCTGTGTCCTATGTGTCCATTCTCTCTACTATCCTGAAAATTAAATCCACTTCAGGAAAGCAAAAAGCCTTCTCTACTTGTGCCTCCCATCTCCTGGGAGTCACCATATTTTATGGCACCATGATTTTCACTTACTTAAAACCAAGTAAGTCCTACTCCTTGGGAAAGGATCAAGTGGCTTCTGTTTTTTACACTGTTGTGATCCCCATGCTCAATCCACTCATTTATAGTCTCAGGAACAAAGAAGTGAAGAATGCTCTTCTTAGGATCAAGCACAGGAGAGATACCTCCAGGGCATTGGAATAG
- the LOC100345912 gene encoding olfactory receptor 8H1-like yields the protein MSRRNNTNVPDFILMGLTDAEEIQLLLFVLFLLIYLVTILGNVGMILIIHLDPHLHTPMYFFLTHLSFLDLTYSNVVTPKTLENLLTSITYISFTGCFTQMYFFVFLGTAECFLLSSMAYDRYVAICNPLQYPLIMSTRLCRALITGCYMIGFMDSSINMLGMSKLLFCDSNVIHHFFCDTSPILALSCTDTYGTEVMIFIIAGSTLMVSLITIAVSYVSILSSILKIHSTSGKQKAFSTCASHLLGVTLFFGTMIFTYLKPRKTYSLGKDQVASVFYTIVNPMLNPLIYSLRNKEVKNALLRIIEREREKGLPFAVGSPSNGHHGHHAAAGALR from the exons ATGAGTAGAAGGAACAACACGAATGTGCCTGACTTCATCCTTATGGGACTGACAGATGCTGaagagatccagctgctcctctttgtgCTGTTTCTGCTGATTTACCTGGTTACTATATTGGGGAATGTGGGGATGATATTGATAATTCACCTGGATCCCCATCTTCACACCCCCATGTATTTTTTCCTCACTCACCTGTCATTTCTCGACCTCACTTACTCAAATGTCGTCACACCCAAAACCTTAGAGAACTTACTGACCTCCATCACGTATATTTCATTCACGGGCTGCTTCACCCAGATGTACTTCTTTGTCTTCCTGGGTACTGCTGAGTGTTTTCTTCTGTCCTCAATGGCCTATGATCGCTATGTAGCTATCTGCAATCCGTTACAGTATCCACTTATTATGTCCACAAGACTCTGCCGTGCCCTCATCACAGGGTGCTATATGATTGGATTTATGGATTCCTCAATCAATATGCTTGGCATGAGTAAATTGCTATTCTGTGACTCCAATGTAATCCATCACTTTTTCTGTGATACATCCCCAATCCTAGCCCTGTCCTGCACTGACACATATGGCACTGAAGTCATGATATTCATTATTGCAGGCTCTACTTTAATGGTGTCCCTTATCACAATAGCTGTGTCCTATGTGTCCATTCTCTCTTCTATTCTGAAAATTCATTCCACTTCAGGAAAGCAAAAAGCTTTCTCTACTTGTGCCTCCCATCTCCTGGGAGTCACCCTATTTTTTGGCACtatgatttttacttatttaaaaccAAGAAAAACCTACTCGTTGGGAAAGGATCAAGTGGCTTCTGTTTTTTATACTATTGTGAACCCCATGCTCAATCCACTCATTTACAGTCTTAgaaacaaagaagtgaaaaatgctcTTCTTAGAATAAT agagagagaaagagagaaaggtcttccttttgccgttggttcaccctccaatggccaccacggccatcacgctgcagccggcgcactgcgctga